Proteins co-encoded in one Kribbella qitaiheensis genomic window:
- a CDS encoding glycoside hydrolase family 16 protein, with translation MPDFEDDFDGPSLDLGVWSPYYLPQWSSRAETAATYELEDSCLRLSIPPDQGLWCADDHTPALRVSGIQSGSFSGPVGSTIGQQPYREGVVVREEQEPFWGWTPQYGEIELRARAVVSSRSMVALWLVGLEDQPERCAEICVMEIFGNSIQQVSAAVGMGLHSFRDPSVPEDFEAVRLPIDIEEFHSYSVRWSPDRAEFFVDGALVRTCPSPPAYPMQLMLAVFDFPDWPGPADHTPEFIIDHIRGRSSRVLSS, from the coding sequence ATGCCGGACTTCGAGGACGACTTCGACGGACCCTCGCTCGACCTTGGCGTCTGGTCACCGTATTACCTGCCCCAGTGGAGTTCCCGTGCGGAAACGGCGGCAACCTACGAACTGGAAGACTCCTGTCTGCGGCTGAGCATCCCGCCTGATCAGGGTCTGTGGTGTGCCGACGATCACACGCCGGCGCTGCGCGTTTCCGGCATCCAGTCGGGCAGCTTCTCAGGTCCGGTCGGGAGCACGATCGGCCAGCAGCCGTACCGCGAGGGCGTGGTCGTCCGCGAGGAGCAGGAGCCATTCTGGGGCTGGACCCCGCAGTACGGCGAGATCGAACTCCGCGCCCGGGCCGTCGTCTCGTCCCGATCGATGGTCGCCCTCTGGCTGGTAGGGCTGGAGGATCAGCCCGAGCGCTGCGCGGAAATCTGCGTGATGGAAATCTTCGGAAACTCGATCCAGCAAGTTTCCGCGGCGGTCGGAATGGGCCTGCACAGTTTCCGCGACCCGTCCGTGCCGGAGGACTTCGAGGCCGTCCGGCTGCCGATCGACATCGAGGAGTTCCATTCGTATTCCGTGCGATGGTCGCCCGATCGCGCCGAGTTCTTCGTCGACGGCGCCCTGGTCCGCACCTGCCCGAGCCCACCGGCGTACCCGATGCAGCTCATGCTCGCCGTCTTCGACTTCCCCGACTGGCCAGGCCCCGCGGACCACACCCCGGAGTTCATCATCGACCACATCCGCGGCCGATCCTCGAGAGTGTTATCTTCCTGA